One genomic segment of Candidatus Methylacidiphilales bacterium includes these proteins:
- a CDS encoding cbb3-type cytochrome c oxidase subunit II, protein MNRLPTLFFGIFITFASAWLGLILWPVLFIGHLPPHQDPDTQDILPPPSPGLALIGKRVYEKNGCMYCHTQQIRPETTGSDIARGWGSRRTVPRDYIHDKPVLLGTMRTGPDLTNIGRRWGTDAAAIAKHHLHLYAPRLVSPGSIMPPYHFLYETRKIQGSPSPDALKLEGTPYAPPPGYEVVPTAEARALVAYLISLDRTYPLPEIPEQP, encoded by the coding sequence ATGAACCGACTCCCCACCCTCTTCTTTGGCATCTTCATCACCTTCGCCTCTGCCTGGCTCGGCCTCATCCTCTGGCCCGTCCTATTCATCGGTCACCTCCCGCCCCACCAAGACCCCGACACACAAGACATCCTCCCCCCCCCCTCGCCCGGCCTGGCTCTCATAGGAAAACGCGTCTACGAAAAAAACGGCTGCATGTATTGCCACACCCAACAAATTCGACCAGAAACAACCGGATCCGACATCGCCCGCGGCTGGGGCTCCCGTCGCACCGTCCCAAGAGACTACATACACGACAAACCCGTCCTCCTCGGCACAATGCGCACCGGCCCCGACCTCACCAACATCGGCCGCCGCTGGGGAACCGACGCCGCCGCCATTGCCAAACACCACCTCCACCTCTACGCCCCTCGACTCGTCTCACCAGGCTCCATCATGCCCCCCTACCACTTCCTCTATGAAACACGAAAAATACAAGGCTCCCCCTCACCCGACGCCCTAAAACTCGAAGGCACCCCATACGCCCCACCACCCGGCTATGAAGTCGTCCCCACCGCCGAAGCCCGCGCCCTTGTCGCCTACCTCATCTCCCTAGATCGCACCTACCCATTACCCGAAATTCCAGAACAACCATGA